A window of Burkholderiaceae bacterium DAT-1 genomic DNA:
CGTTCATCGTTTATGAAAACACGATCGAGGTTGAAGATTGAATTATGCATATGTGAATTGCATCGAAATTAATAATCATGGAAGCATAAAATCCAATCAATTTTTTGCTCCATAAAACTATCGAAAGCCCCCCATGTACCACGGTTCCTGCCACTGCGGCGCGATCAGGCTCACGCTCCCGTCCACGCCCACTGAGGCCACATCCTGCAACTGCTCGCTGTGCCGCCGCATTGGCGGGCCGTGGGCGTATTTTGCACTTGGCACGGTCAAGATCGAGGGGCATCCCGAGCATACGGTCGAGTACATACAAGGCGACAAAACGCTGCGGACCGTCCGTTGCCGGACCTGCGGATGTGTGACGCATTGGGAACCGATTGAGCCCACCCCCGGCAGTCGACATGGCGTTCATCTGGGCAATTTTGATCCCGCGATGGTTGCCACGGTACGAGTACGCAAATTTGATGGCGCAGATACCTGGCAGTTCTTCGACGAAATGCCAGCCGTTCAGCATGCTCCGCCGCGCGACGGAGCATAAGGCAGGGCTAGCGATTGGCAGGTCGGGATCAATTCCCCAGCATCTGCCTTACATGCTTTGAAAACGCCGTATCCGGCAAGGTCTGCAAATCCTCGGTCGCATCAACAATCGCGCCCTGCCCATCCACCAGTACCAGCCGCATGCTGTGATTGATTTCGCCGTCGGCCAGCTGTCGGTACCGGATATCCAGCATGGCGGAGAGCGTGCGGGTGTGCGACGCATCGGTCACAGCCAGCACCCACGGATTCCCTTCCAGATGATGCATGCCCGCCACCTGTACCAGGCTGGCAGGCGTATCGTGGGCCGGATCGAGGCTCACCATTACAACCTTCAGCTTGTCCCGCTCTTGCTGGGAGAGTCCATCCACCCACTCATGCAGTGCGTGCAGCGTCATCGGACAGGCCACTTTGCAATTGCCATAGAACATGGTCATCACCATGGGCTGACCCTTGAACTTCGCCAGCTCGAATGACTTGCCCTCCTGATCCACGAGAGGCAACTTTGCATCGAAGATGGAGGGCGCGGCAGGTTCGGCGTGGGCCAGCATGGCCGAGAGTGCGAGTACAGCTGTTGCGATCAGGCGTTTCATGGCTGATTTCCTTTCAGGTCTTTTACACAGCGGAATCCGAGGCTGGGCAAGGCATCGCTGGCCTTGAGCGCAGCCAGCATGGCGATCCGCATCAGAATGGCGTAGTTCTCTCGATCATCGAGCGAGAGTGCACCGGCACCGCAGGTTTCCAGCGTTTTCTGCACGCCCTGGCTGCGGCTGTCGGTGGTGATGAACAGGCCATTAAAATCCTCAACCCATTCATACAACTGGCCGTGCAAATTGCGCACGCCCCAGATATTGGCAACACCCAGCTCGCAATCCGGGCCTCGGGTCGGCTTGGCGTACCACTGCAGAATGCGCGCCCGCCATGCAGCGTCTTCCCGTGCATCCTTTCGGGTCGCATCGGCTGCAGCGGCCCATTCCCACTCGTACCACATGGGCAGACGTCCGCCTTCGGCCTCGCAAAATGCGCGCGCCGCATGCCAGCTGACCTCGGTGACCGGTTCACCTGGCTGGTGCGCCGCCCCGCCCTGCCAACTGGCAAGGTATCGGGGATCAGCCAGCACGCGCGGCACTTGAGTACGCCCCCACTCGGGATGAGTGGTCAGAAAATCGGCGTACTCACTCAGGGTAACCGGCGCAGTTCGCATCAGAAACGCATCGACATGCACTGCGGCATCGTTCACCGGCAAGGCGCTGCGAAAGGTGGTATCACCCACCCTGACATACTCCGCAGCGCCCGCGCTTGCGAGCAGTAGGCATGCAAATGCGCATGCCAGGCTCAGTTTCATTTGCTGTTACGCAGCTGTTTGACTTCGTCGGCGCTCAGCACAGGCTTGCCGCCATTGAACTGCACGTTGACGTAGTTCAGCACGTCCGCTACTTCGGCGTCCGACAGATCCTGCGGCGGCATCACGCCGTTGTATTTCACACCATTGACGGTGATCTCGCCCGCACGGCCACCGATCAGGATACGTGCAGCCTCTTTCGGATTCTTTTGCAGGAAATCGGAATTGGCCAGCGGCGGGAAAACACCCGGAATGCCGCTACCGTTAGCCTGGTGACAGGCCACACAGGCCTTGTCGAAGACCTGCTTGCCACGGTTGGGCAGCGCA
This region includes:
- a CDS encoding formylglycine-generating enzyme family protein is translated as MKLSLACAFACLLLASAGAAEYVRVGDTTFRSALPVNDAAVHVDAFLMRTAPVTLSEYADFLTTHPEWGRTQVPRVLADPRYLASWQGGAAHQPGEPVTEVSWHAARAFCEAEGGRLPMWYEWEWAAAADATRKDAREDAAWRARILQWYAKPTRGPDCELGVANIWGVRNLHGQLYEWVEDFNGLFITTDSRSQGVQKTLETCGAGALSLDDRENYAILMRIAMLAALKASDALPSLGFRCVKDLKGNQP
- a CDS encoding GFA family protein, whose product is MYHGSCHCGAIRLTLPSTPTEATSCNCSLCRRIGGPWAYFALGTVKIEGHPEHTVEYIQGDKTLRTVRCRTCGCVTHWEPIEPTPGSRHGVHLGNFDPAMVATVRVRKFDGADTWQFFDEMPAVQHAPPRDGA
- a CDS encoding SCO family protein, whose amino-acid sequence is MKRLIATAVLALSAMLAHAEPAAPSIFDAKLPLVDQEGKSFELAKFKGQPMVMTMFYGNCKVACPMTLHALHEWVDGLSQQERDKLKVVMVSLDPAHDTPASLVQVAGMHHLEGNPWVLAVTDASHTRTLSAMLDIRYRQLADGEINHSMRLVLVDGQGAIVDATEDLQTLPDTAFSKHVRQMLGN